A genomic region of Thermoanaerobaculia bacterium contains the following coding sequences:
- a CDS encoding proline--tRNA ligase: protein MTPKTETSRPTTPPTRWSQTYLFTTREVPNDAEVISHQLMVRAGMIRKLAAGIYTYLPFGWRSLQKLSAIVRREMAAAGAVELSMPSIQPAELWTESGRWQKYGKELLRIRDRHDREFCFGPTHEEVITDLVRRDVKSYRQLPFNLFQIQTKFRDEIRPRFGLMRGREFLMKDAYSFHATPESLDEAYEAMRAAYRRIFEACKLDYTVVDADTGTIGGSSSHEFMVTAATGESAVAHCDACGYGANTEKAARGPWGNISEAAAAELTRRDTPGMKTVAEVAQFLAVPETQFVKTLIYETDKGFVAVAIRGDREVNEVKLLNALNVEHLQLATEEKVLAATGTPVGSLGPVGLPAALRLLVDLSAAGLRNFTCGANQTDVHLLNANWGRDARPGDVVDLVTVVDGDPCPQCGAALAISRGIEVGHIFKLGDKYSVAMKCEFTDEAGAQKPMIMGCYGLGIGRTVAAAIEQNHDADGIIWPMPLAPFEVLVIALNPNEAESARAAEEMANELAARGLDVLYDDRDERPGVKFKDAELIGIPLRVVVGGKSLAAGQIEFALRRDRQKLLVPVADAVAKALELVAAERG from the coding sequence CCCCTTCGGCTGGCGGAGCCTGCAGAAGCTCTCGGCCATCGTGCGCCGCGAGATGGCCGCCGCCGGGGCGGTGGAGCTCTCGATGCCCTCGATCCAGCCGGCGGAGCTCTGGACGGAATCGGGGCGCTGGCAGAAGTACGGCAAGGAGCTTCTGCGCATCCGCGACCGCCACGACCGCGAGTTCTGCTTCGGACCGACGCACGAGGAGGTCATCACCGACCTGGTGCGGCGCGACGTCAAGAGCTACCGCCAGCTGCCGTTCAACCTGTTCCAGATTCAGACCAAGTTCCGCGACGAGATCCGGCCGCGCTTCGGCCTGATGCGCGGCCGCGAGTTCCTGATGAAGGACGCCTACTCCTTCCACGCCACGCCCGAGAGCCTCGACGAGGCCTACGAAGCGATGCGCGCCGCGTACCGACGGATTTTCGAGGCCTGCAAGCTCGATTACACCGTCGTCGACGCCGACACCGGCACGATCGGCGGCTCCTCCTCGCACGAGTTCATGGTCACCGCGGCGACCGGAGAGAGCGCGGTCGCGCACTGCGACGCCTGTGGCTACGGCGCCAACACCGAGAAGGCAGCGCGGGGGCCGTGGGGGAACATCTCCGAAGCCGCCGCGGCGGAGCTGACGCGCCGCGACACGCCGGGCATGAAGACGGTCGCGGAGGTGGCGCAGTTCCTCGCCGTTCCCGAGACCCAGTTCGTGAAGACGCTGATCTACGAGACCGACAAGGGCTTCGTGGCGGTGGCGATCCGCGGCGACCGCGAGGTCAACGAGGTGAAGCTCCTGAACGCCTTGAACGTCGAGCACCTGCAGCTCGCGACCGAAGAGAAGGTCCTGGCCGCGACCGGCACGCCGGTGGGTTCACTGGGTCCGGTCGGCCTGCCCGCGGCGCTCCGCCTGCTCGTCGACCTCTCGGCTGCCGGACTGCGGAACTTCACCTGCGGCGCCAACCAGACCGACGTCCACCTCCTGAACGCCAACTGGGGCCGGGATGCCAGGCCGGGCGACGTCGTCGATCTCGTCACGGTGGTCGACGGCGATCCGTGCCCGCAGTGCGGCGCGGCGCTCGCGATCTCGCGCGGCATCGAGGTGGGGCACATCTTCAAGCTCGGCGACAAGTACTCGGTGGCCATGAAGTGCGAGTTCACCGACGAGGCGGGCGCCCAGAAGCCGATGATCATGGGCTGCTACGGCCTCGGCATCGGCCGCACGGTGGCCGCCGCGATCGAGCAGAACCACGACGCCGACGGCATCATCTGGCCGATGCCTCTGGCGCCCTTCGAGGTGCTGGTGATCGCCCTCAACCCCAACGAGGCCGAGTCGGCTCGCGCCGCCGAGGAGATGGCGAACGAGCTCGCGGCCCGCGGCCTCGACGTTCTCTACGACGATCGCGACGAACGGCCGGGGGTGAAGTTCAAGGACGCCGAGCTCATCGGAATTCCGCTCCGCGTCGTGGTCGGCGGCAAGTCGCTCGCCGCCGGGCAGATCGAGTTCGCCCTGCGCCGCGACCGCCAGAAGCTCCTGGTGCCCGTGGCCGACGCCGTCGCCAAGGCCCTCGAGCTCGTCGCCGCCGAACGCGGCTGA